One window of the Triticum dicoccoides isolate Atlit2015 ecotype Zavitan chromosome 3B, WEW_v2.0, whole genome shotgun sequence genome contains the following:
- the LOC119279685 gene encoding 40S ribosomal protein S25-4-like, translating into MPSPISPCPAPKKEKALTASSKPAKSGDGKQKKKKWSKGKKKEKVNKAVLFDQATYDKLLTKVHKYKQITPSVLSKRLRC; encoded by the exons ATGCCGTCCCCAATCAGCCCCTGCCCT GCACCGAAGAAGGAGAAGGCCCTAACGGCGTCGTCGAAGCCGGCCAAGTCTGGCGACggcaagcagaagaagaagaagtggagcAAGGGCAAGAAAAAGGAGAAGGTGAACAAGGCGGTGCTCTTCGACCAGGCCACCTACGACAAGCTGCTCACCAAGGTGCACAAGTACAAGCAGATCACGCCCTCCGTCCTCTCCAAGCGCCTCAGG TGCTAA